One window of the Asticcacaulis sp. SL142 genome contains the following:
- a CDS encoding RNA polymerase sigma factor, whose product MTGNAHFDDWIRPHMGALMRIARAFAEPADQHDLMQELMISAWKAMPAFRGDAKPSTFIYRVAHNRALTWKKRQSLNLFRAHAAQTDMAALNDGGTDGESARLEALYAALRQLSPIDRSLMLLWLEETSYADMAALHGLTETNIGARLTRARARLSALIHEVSDEH is encoded by the coding sequence GTGACGGGCAACGCGCATTTCGATGACTGGATAAGGCCGCACATGGGCGCGCTGATGCGCATTGCCCGCGCCTTTGCCGAGCCCGCCGATCAGCATGATCTGATGCAGGAACTGATGATCAGCGCCTGGAAAGCCATGCCCGCCTTTCGCGGCGACGCAAAGCCCTCGACCTTCATCTACCGCGTCGCTCACAACCGCGCCCTGACGTGGAAAAAGCGCCAGTCGCTTAATCTGTTTCGCGCACACGCCGCTCAGACGGACATGGCGGCTTTAAACGACGGCGGCACCGACGGGGAGAGTGCGCGGCTTGAGGCGCTTTATGCGGCCCTGCGTCAGTTATCGCCTATCGACCGGTCGCTGATGCTGCTGTGGCTGGAAGAGACGTCCTATGCCGACATGGCCGCTTTGCATGGCCTGACTGAGACCAATATCGGCGCGCGCCTGACCCGCGCCCGCGCCCGTCTTTCGGCCCTGATCCATGAGGTATCCGATGAACACTGA